Proteins found in one Hypericibacter terrae genomic segment:
- a CDS encoding MMPL family transporter, with protein sequence MLERVVAALVDWSARRALLVVPLLALLTLWAGVHVVHTLKMNSDTSAMISSKLPWRQQSAALDKLFPQDSGQLVIVVDGSTPDQAEDATQALYEKLAAAPDHFISVRRPDGGPFFQRYGLLFLPLDTLQKMSDSIATAQPFIGSLRADPSLRGLFDMLALAADGIASQSAGLAMIQRPLDAIEASLTSTLDGKPKPVSWQTLLMDRPVEPRDLRHLILTQPVRDFSALSTAAAASKFIRDEARALGLTPDKGVTVRLTGSVALQDEELQTATQGLGTALTISITLVLLLLLVALRSAKLIVASFITLLVGLVLTFAFASFTVNPLNPISVAFAVMFIGLSIDFGIQFGVRFGQERFLDADPSTVLRRTGYAMARPLTLAAVAIAVGFASFLPTDYRGVSELGLIATAGMIITLILNLTLLPALLALLKPSGAPREMGYRWASSIDDFLLKQRRWILAAFGLVTVLGLVAAFWLQFDYNPLHLRDRKVESMATILDLMRDPLYSPFSVQVLAPNIDAAQDIAKKLSALPEVSAVLTAESFIPQDQDAKLAVIGDLQFLIGPTLDTTETKPPPTDDEIRASMKNCAEKLRHALPDLPVAQRLAAALDRAATGDAKLFPQLTEVLVAGLDARLKMLALALTAEPLDLSKLPEDLRREWIAPDGRARVQAMPSGDSNDNNTVTELVTAARTVAPDATGTAVEIYEAGRAVSNAFRVATIIALISITLLLGLLLRRLRDVLLVLAPILVAGFATILVCVATGLEFNFANIIALPLLLGIGVAFTIYFVVNWRKGVTHPLTSSTARAVLFSALATAASFGSLALSTHPGTAGMGLLLLVALLIMLSTIFLFLPALMGPPPSRPE encoded by the coding sequence ATGCTCGAGCGCGTTGTTGCTGCCCTGGTCGATTGGAGCGCCCGCCGCGCCCTGCTCGTGGTGCCGCTGCTGGCCCTCCTGACCCTATGGGCCGGGGTCCATGTCGTTCATACGCTCAAGATGAACAGCGACACCTCGGCGATGATCTCGAGCAAGCTGCCCTGGCGCCAGCAATCTGCGGCGCTCGACAAACTCTTCCCGCAGGACAGCGGCCAGCTCGTCATCGTGGTCGACGGCAGCACCCCGGACCAGGCCGAGGATGCGACCCAGGCGCTCTATGAGAAACTGGCGGCGGCCCCGGACCATTTCATCAGCGTCCGGCGCCCCGACGGCGGGCCCTTCTTCCAGCGCTATGGCCTGCTGTTCCTGCCGCTGGATACCCTGCAGAAGATGTCGGATTCGATCGCGACGGCGCAGCCCTTCATCGGCAGCCTGCGCGCGGATCCCAGCCTGCGTGGCCTGTTCGATATGCTGGCGCTGGCGGCCGACGGCATTGCCAGCCAGTCGGCGGGCCTCGCCATGATTCAGCGCCCGCTCGACGCGATCGAGGCCTCGCTGACCAGCACGCTCGACGGCAAGCCCAAGCCGGTCTCCTGGCAGACGCTGCTGATGGACCGCCCGGTCGAGCCGCGCGATTTGCGACATCTCATCTTGACGCAGCCGGTGCGGGATTTCAGCGCGCTCTCGACGGCGGCGGCGGCCTCCAAATTCATCCGCGATGAGGCCCGAGCCCTGGGACTGACGCCGGACAAGGGCGTCACCGTCCGGCTGACGGGTTCCGTCGCGCTGCAGGACGAAGAGCTGCAGACGGCCACACAGGGGCTGGGAACCGCGCTCACGATCTCGATCACGCTGGTCCTCCTGCTGCTGCTGGTGGCGCTGCGCTCCGCCAAGCTGATCGTGGCGAGCTTCATCACGTTGCTGGTCGGGCTGGTGCTGACCTTTGCCTTCGCGTCCTTCACGGTCAATCCGCTCAATCCCATCTCGGTCGCCTTCGCCGTCATGTTCATCGGGCTGTCGATCGATTTCGGCATCCAGTTCGGCGTTCGTTTCGGGCAGGAACGATTTCTCGACGCCGACCCGTCGACGGTGCTGCGGCGCACCGGTTATGCCATGGCGCGACCCCTGACCCTGGCCGCCGTGGCGATCGCGGTCGGCTTCGCCTCCTTCCTCCCGACCGACTATCGTGGCGTCTCGGAGCTGGGCCTGATCGCGACGGCCGGCATGATCATCACCCTCATCCTCAATCTGACGCTGCTGCCGGCCCTGCTGGCTCTGCTCAAGCCCAGCGGCGCGCCGCGCGAGATGGGATATCGCTGGGCTTCCTCGATCGACGACTTCCTGCTGAAGCAACGCCGCTGGATCCTCGCCGCCTTCGGCCTCGTGACCGTGCTGGGGCTCGTGGCCGCCTTCTGGCTGCAGTTCGATTACAACCCGCTGCATCTGCGGGATCGCAAGGTCGAATCGATGGCGACCATCCTCGATCTGATGCGCGATCCGCTCTATTCGCCATTCTCGGTCCAGGTGCTGGCACCCAACATCGACGCGGCCCAGGACATCGCCAAGAAGCTCTCGGCTCTGCCCGAGGTTTCGGCGGTGCTGACCGCCGAGAGCTTCATTCCGCAAGACCAGGACGCCAAGCTCGCCGTCATCGGCGACCTGCAGTTCCTGATCGGCCCGACCCTGGACACGACCGAGACCAAACCGCCGCCGACCGACGACGAAATCCGCGCCTCGATGAAGAACTGCGCCGAGAAACTGCGCCACGCTTTGCCGGACCTGCCCGTGGCCCAGCGTCTGGCGGCCGCCCTCGATCGTGCCGCCACCGGAGATGCAAAGCTGTTTCCGCAACTGACCGAGGTGCTGGTCGCCGGCCTCGATGCACGTCTCAAGATGCTGGCGCTGGCCCTCACCGCCGAGCCGCTGGATCTGAGCAAGTTGCCCGAGGACCTTCGTCGCGAATGGATCGCGCCCGACGGAAGGGCGCGGGTCCAGGCCATGCCCTCGGGCGACAGCAACGACAACAACACCGTGACCGAGCTGGTGACGGCGGCGCGCACCGTCGCGCCGGACGCGACCGGGACGGCGGTCGAGATCTACGAGGCGGGCCGCGCGGTCTCCAATGCCTTCCGCGTCGCCACCATCATCGCCCTGATCTCCATCACGCTGCTGCTGGGACTGCTGTTGCGCCGGCTGCGCGATGTGCTGCTGGTGCTGGCGCCGATCCTTGTGGCCGGGTTCGCGACCATCCTGGTCTGCGTGGCGACAGGCCTCGAATTCAACTTTGCCAATATCATCGCGTTGCCGCTGCTGCTCGGCATCGGCGTCGCCTTCACCATTTATTTCGTGGTCAACTGGCGCAAGGGCGTGACCCACCCGCTCACCTCGAGCACGGCCCGGGCCGTGCTCTTCAGCGCGCTCGCCACGGCCGCTTCCTTCGGCAGCCTCGCGCTTTCCACCCATCCCGGCACGGCCGGCATGGGCCTGCTGCTGCTGGTGGCGCTCCTGATCATGCTCTCGACCATCTTCCTGTTCCTGCCGGCCCTGATGGGCCCGCCGCCGTCCCGCCCCGAATGA
- a CDS encoding enoyl-CoA hydratase-related protein: MTVTSYAEGVRTERHDQVIEVTLDRPKANAIDPGLSQRLGEIFSEYRDDPSLRVAIVTAAGRFFSGGWDLKAAAPDQDFGRGGFAGLTEMFNLRKPVIAAVNGIAAGGGFELALACDLIVAAESAEFMVPEIKIGLIPDGGGVLRLPKRLPRSLANELILTGRKMSAAEADRHGLLNRLVPLSDLMTAARALAADLVKSAPLAVMAAKAVMQATEAMSVEEGYKLLASGTVPEYQRMRDSEDYWEGPKAFQERRPPVWKGR, translated from the coding sequence ATGACCGTCACGAGCTATGCCGAAGGCGTGCGTACCGAGCGCCACGACCAGGTTATCGAGGTCACGCTGGACCGGCCGAAGGCGAATGCGATCGATCCGGGCCTGAGCCAGCGGCTGGGCGAGATCTTCTCGGAATATCGCGACGACCCGAGCTTGCGCGTCGCCATCGTGACCGCGGCCGGGCGTTTCTTCTCGGGCGGCTGGGATCTGAAGGCGGCGGCACCGGATCAGGATTTCGGCCGGGGCGGCTTCGCGGGGCTGACCGAGATGTTCAATCTCCGCAAGCCGGTGATCGCGGCCGTCAACGGCATCGCCGCCGGCGGCGGCTTCGAGCTGGCGCTGGCCTGCGATCTGATCGTGGCGGCCGAGAGCGCCGAGTTCATGGTGCCCGAAATCAAGATCGGCCTGATCCCCGACGGCGGCGGCGTGCTGCGCCTGCCCAAGCGCCTGCCGCGGTCGCTCGCGAACGAGCTGATCCTGACCGGGCGCAAGATGAGCGCCGCCGAGGCCGATCGCCATGGCCTGCTCAACCGGCTGGTGCCGCTCTCCGACCTGATGACTGCCGCGCGGGCGCTGGCCGCCGATCTGGTCAAATCCGCACCATTGGCCGTCATGGCGGCCAAGGCCGTCATGCAGGCGACCGAAGCGATGTCGGTCGAGGAGGGCTACAAGCTCCTCGCCAGCGGCACGGTCCCCGAATATCAGCGCATGCGCGATTCGGAGGACTACTGGGAAGGCCCGAAGGCGTTCCAGGAACGCCGCCCGCCGGTCTGGAAGGGACGCTGA
- a CDS encoding phosphatase PAP2 family protein, protein MPQAPDSSSAKRRRAAVVLTALLATLSIPLLMLSVDRPVALAMEALPGWFRNLAGDITWLGKSLGWLLLSGAMALFWAWRAGRAERNGPLWSRERKRAIAAAFLFAAVAVAGIVTNLIKILIGRARPNPFLQEGIYGFHPWHLDADLRGFPSGHATTVFALAFALTMIRPHWRFPAFAVAMVIAATRVIVNAHFLSDIVGGMVVALLTVVCLGSLFERLGWRVAAEADR, encoded by the coding sequence ATGCCCCAGGCCCCTGATTCCTCGAGCGCGAAACGCCGGCGCGCGGCCGTCGTCCTGACGGCCCTGCTGGCAACATTGTCGATCCCGCTCTTGATGCTGTCTGTGGACCGGCCCGTAGCCCTGGCGATGGAGGCCCTGCCCGGCTGGTTCAGAAACCTGGCGGGCGATATCACCTGGCTCGGAAAGTCTCTTGGTTGGCTGCTCCTGAGCGGGGCCATGGCGCTCTTCTGGGCCTGGCGCGCCGGCCGGGCCGAACGCAACGGTCCGCTTTGGTCACGGGAGAGAAAACGGGCGATCGCGGCGGCCTTCCTGTTCGCAGCCGTCGCGGTGGCTGGAATCGTGACCAACCTGATCAAGATTCTGATCGGGCGTGCGCGGCCCAACCCGTTTCTCCAGGAGGGAATCTATGGATTTCACCCCTGGCATCTCGACGCCGATCTGCGCGGATTCCCATCGGGTCATGCGACCACGGTCTTCGCCCTGGCCTTCGCGCTCACGATGATCCGGCCGCACTGGCGGTTTCCCGCCTTTGCCGTCGCCATGGTCATCGCGGCGACGCGCGTCATCGTCAACGCGCATTTTCTCAGCGACATCGTCGGCGGAATGGTGGTGGCGCTGCTGACGGTCGTCTGCCTCGGATCTCTCTTCGAGCGCCTCGGCTGGCGCGTCGCCGCTGAGGCCGATCGCTAG
- a CDS encoding ArnT family glycosyltransferase: MASPSAILDHPRKGSLLLAVVALLWLLPGFFSLPPIDRDESRFAQSTRQMMQSGDLIDIHFQDVPRYKKPVGIYWLQAAANWVTGGSSDEPSIWRFRLPSLAAALAAILLTAWMGRLLFSPPVGFLAGLVLAAAPLFGIEIRQATTDAVLLALVLAAMVALLRVYLAEMRPAGSSPPGLGNALMFWIAIGAGILVKGPMILFFVGLTALALALLENRGRWLLRLYSLPGALLAALLAAPWFFAIMAKSGGAFVQQSIKHDFFDKILGAQEGHAGLPGYYAATLFLGLWPFALPVGLAMFRLARRRGEPEIRFCIAWLIPAWLILEMIPTKLPHYALPLYSGLALLTAYSISQNLSSISSSMPIWQRSLGYLNLGATIFIGLVIAGIGLWLPRFLGQPIDPLAWPYAFVIAAAMLIGSLMTARGRALQGVVCLLVASQLATLSVYGRLLPNLDVLWPSRIVAEAIRAYATCPAPRLASAGFNEPSLVFMLGTETQMTDPGQAAASLADHAGCRFALVTEEARAAFDAASAKAAVSTEILAQFDAFNYSKGDWQRLTLYAPGP; this comes from the coding sequence ATGGCATCGCCGAGCGCGATCCTGGACCATCCGCGGAAGGGCTCGTTGCTGCTCGCGGTCGTGGCGCTTCTGTGGCTGCTGCCCGGCTTCTTCAGCCTGCCGCCGATCGATCGCGACGAGTCCCGCTTCGCGCAATCCACGCGCCAGATGATGCAGAGCGGCGACCTGATCGATATCCACTTTCAGGATGTGCCGCGCTACAAGAAGCCGGTCGGGATCTACTGGCTGCAGGCGGCGGCCAACTGGGTCACCGGCGGTTCATCCGATGAGCCGAGCATCTGGCGTTTCCGCCTGCCTTCGCTCGCGGCGGCGCTCGCCGCCATATTGCTGACCGCATGGATGGGTCGCCTGCTGTTCTCGCCCCCGGTCGGATTCCTGGCGGGGCTCGTGCTCGCCGCCGCACCGCTGTTCGGAATCGAGATCCGTCAGGCGACGACCGACGCCGTCCTGCTGGCGCTCGTTCTCGCGGCCATGGTGGCGCTGCTGCGCGTCTATCTCGCGGAGATGCGGCCTGCCGGTTCTTCGCCCCCGGGCCTCGGCAATGCCTTGATGTTCTGGATTGCCATCGGCGCGGGGATCCTGGTCAAGGGCCCCATGATCCTGTTCTTCGTCGGCCTCACGGCCCTGGCCCTGGCGCTGCTCGAGAACCGCGGGCGCTGGCTGTTGCGGCTCTATTCGCTGCCGGGCGCCCTCCTGGCGGCGCTGCTGGCGGCGCCCTGGTTCTTCGCCATCATGGCCAAGAGCGGCGGGGCCTTCGTCCAGCAATCCATCAAGCATGATTTCTTCGACAAGATCCTCGGGGCGCAGGAGGGCCATGCGGGGTTGCCGGGCTACTATGCCGCCACGCTCTTTCTCGGGCTCTGGCCGTTCGCGCTGCCGGTGGGATTGGCCATGTTCCGCCTGGCGCGCCGGCGCGGCGAGCCCGAGATCCGCTTCTGCATCGCCTGGCTGATCCCGGCCTGGCTGATCCTGGAGATGATCCCGACCAAGCTGCCGCATTACGCGCTGCCGCTCTATTCGGGGCTGGCGCTGCTGACCGCCTACTCGATCAGTCAGAACCTGTCGTCGATCTCATCCTCCATGCCGATCTGGCAGCGGTCGCTGGGCTATCTCAATCTCGGCGCGACCATCTTCATCGGCCTCGTCATCGCCGGCATCGGCCTCTGGCTGCCGCGGTTTCTCGGTCAACCCATCGATCCGCTGGCTTGGCCCTATGCCTTCGTCATTGCCGCCGCAATGCTGATCGGCAGCCTCATGACGGCGCGTGGACGGGCTTTGCAGGGTGTGGTCTGTCTCCTGGTGGCGAGCCAGCTCGCGACCCTCTCGGTCTATGGCCGGCTTCTGCCCAATCTCGATGTGCTCTGGCCCAGCCGTATCGTGGCCGAGGCGATCCGAGCCTATGCCACCTGCCCCGCGCCCCGTCTTGCCAGCGCCGGGTTCAATGAACCCAGCCTCGTCTTCATGTTGGGCACCGAGACGCAGATGACCGACCCCGGCCAGGCCGCCGCCTCGCTGGCCGATCATGCCGGCTGTCGTTTTGCGCTGGTCACCGAGGAGGCCCGCGCCGCCTTCGATGCGGCCTCGGCGAAGGCTGCGGTCTCGACCGAAATCCTGGCCCAGTTCGACGCGTTCAATTACAGCAAGGGCGATTGGCAGCGCCTGACCCTCTATGCCCCAGGCCCCTGA
- a CDS encoding lipid-A-disaccharide synthase N-terminal domain-containing protein: MTGWLVIGFLGQAMFSLRFVFQWIMSERAGRSIVPEIFWYFSVAGGVVLLAYAIWRRDPVFIVGQGAGLAIYARNLFFIWRDKLCGRDAARP; encoded by the coding sequence ATGACCGGCTGGCTGGTGATCGGCTTCCTCGGCCAGGCGATGTTCTCGCTGCGCTTCGTGTTCCAATGGATCATGAGCGAGCGGGCGGGCCGCAGCATCGTCCCGGAGATCTTCTGGTATTTCAGCGTCGCCGGCGGTGTCGTCCTGCTCGCTTACGCGATCTGGCGGCGGGACCCCGTCTTCATCGTCGGCCAAGGCGCCGGCCTTGCGATCTATGCGCGCAATCTCTTCTTCATCTGGCGCGACAAGCTGTGCGGGCGCGATGCCGCCCGCCCCTGA
- a CDS encoding glycosyltransferase family 2 protein: MADPRMQYSLIIPAHDEADNLPPLLGEIRDLPESHRPIEIILVDDASRDRTAPLVADMIAADPTLRLVRLPARSGQSAAMLAGVRAARADWVATIDADGENDPADLPRLVDLALASGADLIGGLRQGRKSSWSKQMASRLANDVRRNVLKDECSDSACGLKLFRRAMLLQLPAFNGMHRFLPALVQIAGGQTRFIAVNDRPRRHGRSHYGNLGRAAQGLVDLWGVLWLKRRSLAKAVRAAKEGP, translated from the coding sequence ATGGCTGATCCCCGCATGCAATACAGCCTCATCATTCCCGCCCATGACGAAGCCGACAATCTGCCGCCCCTGCTGGGCGAGATTCGTGACTTGCCGGAATCGCACCGGCCGATCGAGATCATTCTGGTGGATGACGCGAGCCGCGATCGAACCGCTCCGCTCGTTGCCGACATGATCGCCGCCGACCCGACGCTGCGCCTGGTGCGGTTGCCGGCGCGCTCGGGTCAGAGCGCCGCCATGCTGGCCGGCGTCCGGGCTGCGCGCGCGGACTGGGTGGCGACCATCGACGCCGACGGCGAGAACGATCCGGCCGATCTGCCGCGCCTGGTCGATCTGGCGCTCGCCTCCGGTGCCGATCTGATCGGCGGCTTGCGGCAGGGCCGGAAATCCTCCTGGTCGAAACAAATGGCCTCGCGCCTCGCCAACGACGTTCGCCGAAACGTGCTGAAGGACGAATGCAGCGACAGCGCCTGCGGCCTCAAGCTGTTCCGGAGAGCGATGCTGCTGCAACTGCCGGCCTTCAACGGCATGCATCGATTTCTGCCGGCCCTGGTCCAGATCGCCGGCGGCCAAACGCGTTTCATCGCGGTGAACGACCGGCCGCGGCGACATGGCCGCTCCCATTATGGCAATCTCGGCCGTGCGGCGCAGGGGCTGGTCGATCTCTGGGGCGTCCTGTGGCTCAAGCGGCGCAGCCTCGCGAAGGCGGTTCGGGCGGCCAAGGAGGGGCCATAA
- a CDS encoding HvfC/BufC N-terminal domain-containing protein → MRLHDLQHAIAERVLDRTPGRQDGEMLDHIDGLGLTPSQRLQIYRNNSLISLTEALKATFPVAHRLVGDGFFRTAGAAFIRAHPPREPRLAAYGAGFADFLQHYAPAAGLAYLPDLARLEWALNLAWHAPDESALTPADLAQAAEAMTALQLHPACRLLESPWPIETIWRVHQSHDDADVRVDLDAGGCYLLVYRQAFDVAMAAISRAELVMLARFADGATLEAAVTDALDADPDFDVAAALAAALTRGCLIQAPAETGRQT, encoded by the coding sequence ATGCGGCTGCATGATCTTCAGCACGCCATCGCCGAGCGCGTGCTCGACCGTACGCCCGGTCGGCAGGATGGCGAAATGCTCGACCATATCGACGGGCTGGGCCTGACGCCGTCGCAACGGCTCCAGATCTATCGCAACAACAGCCTGATCAGCCTGACCGAGGCGCTGAAGGCCACCTTCCCCGTGGCGCATCGCCTGGTTGGCGACGGCTTCTTTCGCACCGCCGGGGCGGCCTTCATTCGCGCCCACCCGCCCCGGGAGCCCCGACTCGCCGCCTATGGCGCGGGCTTCGCGGATTTTCTGCAGCATTATGCGCCGGCCGCGGGCCTGGCCTATCTCCCCGATCTGGCCCGGTTGGAATGGGCACTCAATCTGGCTTGGCATGCGCCCGATGAATCGGCCCTGACGCCGGCCGATCTGGCGCAGGCGGCCGAGGCCATGACGGCGCTTCAACTCCATCCCGCCTGCCGCTTGCTGGAGTCGCCCTGGCCGATCGAGACGATCTGGCGTGTGCATCAGTCCCATGATGACGCCGATGTCAGAGTCGATCTCGACGCGGGCGGCTGTTACCTCCTGGTCTATCGCCAGGCCTTCGACGTGGCGATGGCTGCGATCTCGCGCGCAGAGCTGGTCATGCTCGCCCGCTTCGCCGACGGTGCCACGCTCGAAGCGGCGGTGACCGACGCTCTCGATGCCGACCCTGACTTCGATGTCGCGGCAGCCTTGGCGGCCGCCTTGACGCGAGGCTGCCTGATCCAGGCGCCAGCGGAGACCGGTCGGCAGACCTGA
- the bufB gene encoding MNIO family bufferin maturase, with protein sequence MTAPPSPPESNAGPLPAVAGVGLRHPHHRALLDGGRCTGWLEAHAENYMSGSWSAHVLDRLRQTYPISLHGVGLSLGGAGRLDEDHLDRLKQLVQRTEPALVSEHVAWTGQAGLYLNDLLPLPWTEEALATLVAHIDQAQTALGRSILIENPSSYLAFRHAEMSEPEFLVEACRRAGCRLLLDVNNVYVSGRNLGFDAAAYLEAIPGELVGEIHLAGHSRQEVEGIELRIDDHGSPVGSEVWALYRATLARIGPRPTLIEWDSEIPPLNVLLEESAKADRLLIARRQAGSVPDEAPHAAA encoded by the coding sequence ATGACGGCGCCCCCTTCTCCCCCGGAAAGCAACGCAGGCCCGCTGCCGGCCGTGGCCGGGGTCGGCCTGCGCCATCCACATCATCGCGCGCTGCTCGACGGCGGGCGATGCACAGGATGGCTGGAAGCCCACGCGGAGAACTACATGTCGGGCAGCTGGTCGGCCCATGTCCTGGACCGGCTTCGCCAAACCTACCCCATCAGCCTTCACGGGGTCGGCCTGTCTCTCGGCGGGGCGGGCCGTCTCGACGAAGATCATCTCGACCGCCTGAAGCAGCTGGTGCAACGGACCGAGCCGGCGCTGGTGTCCGAACATGTCGCCTGGACCGGCCAGGCCGGTCTCTACCTCAATGACCTGCTGCCGCTGCCCTGGACCGAGGAAGCCCTCGCCACCCTCGTCGCCCATATCGACCAGGCGCAGACGGCCCTGGGCCGCTCCATCCTGATCGAGAATCCGTCGAGCTATCTCGCCTTCCGCCATGCCGAGATGAGCGAGCCCGAGTTCCTGGTCGAAGCCTGCCGCCGCGCCGGCTGCCGGCTCTTGCTCGACGTCAACAATGTCTATGTGAGCGGGCGCAATCTGGGTTTCGACGCCGCCGCCTATCTCGAGGCGATCCCGGGCGAACTGGTGGGAGAGATCCATCTCGCCGGACACAGCCGGCAGGAGGTTGAGGGGATCGAGCTGCGGATCGACGATCACGGATCGCCAGTCGGATCCGAGGTCTGGGCGCTCTACCGCGCAACCCTGGCCAGGATCGGACCGCGTCCGACGCTGATCGAATGGGATTCAGAGATCCCGCCGCTGAATGTGCTGCTCGAAGAATCGGCGAAGGCCGACAGACTTCTGATCGCGCGCCGTCAGGCGGGCAGCGTCCCGGACGAGGCCCCTCATGCGGCTGCATGA
- a CDS encoding BufA1 family periplasmic bufferin-type metallophore, translated as MKTALLLASAIAAAISMAQATTATAADNEKCFGISAAGKNDCQTASNSCAGTTTQDRQPDAWIYVPKGTCEKIAGASLEPKT; from the coding sequence ATGAAGACCGCACTGCTTCTTGCCTCGGCGATCGCCGCCGCCATCTCGATGGCGCAGGCGACGACAGCGACCGCCGCAGATAACGAGAAGTGCTTCGGAATCTCGGCCGCCGGCAAGAATGACTGCCAGACCGCATCCAATTCCTGTGCCGGCACCACCACCCAGGACCGGCAGCCGGATGCCTGGATCTATGTGCCGAAGGGCACCTGCGAAAAGATCGCGGGCGCCAGCCTCGAACCGAAGACCTGA
- a CDS encoding cupin domain-containing protein, which produces MPESAAGRRVIATRSVPYREYDMEGPLQRDISYLPLSYRNETKEGCYLMRMDPGAVTIAHDHPGFEEFMVLEGELIDSDGRRLRAGDFVSYEPGTHHNSWTESGCVIIVFEWGVERSRSGGRATQTS; this is translated from the coding sequence ATGCCGGAGTCAGCCGCAGGCCGACGGGTGATCGCCACCCGTAGCGTTCCCTACCGCGAATACGACATGGAGGGGCCGCTGCAGCGCGACATCAGCTATCTGCCCCTGAGTTATCGGAACGAGACCAAGGAAGGCTGCTATCTGATGCGGATGGACCCGGGCGCGGTCACGATCGCGCACGACCATCCGGGCTTCGAGGAATTCATGGTGCTCGAGGGCGAGTTGATCGACAGCGACGGACGGCGCCTGCGCGCCGGCGATTTCGTGAGCTACGAGCCTGGAACCCATCATAATTCCTGGACCGAGAGCGGCTGTGTCATCATCGTCTTCGAATGGGGCGTGGAGCGGAGCAGGAGCGGTGGAAGGGCGACTCAAACGTCTTAA
- the cysD gene encoding sulfate adenylyltransferase subunit CysD — protein sequence MDYLDKLESQSVYVLREAFNRIEKLAMLWSLGKDSNVMIWLARKAFFGHVPFPTMHIDTGKKFPEMYAFRDRYAKEWNLNFIREVCPPIEETDPSLPPAARSAARKTLGLRAAIAKHGFTGIIAGIRRDEEAVRAKERYFSPRGDAGQWDFRDQPPEFWDHFNTDLPPGTHLRVHPLLHWTEVDIWRYTEREKIPCVPLYFAKNGKRYRSLGDADITSPFNSTATTIPEIIAELEATRTPERAGRAMDRETEDAFERLRADGYM from the coding sequence ATGGATTATCTCGATAAGCTCGAATCGCAGAGCGTTTATGTCCTGCGCGAAGCCTTCAACCGCATCGAGAAGCTCGCGATGCTGTGGTCGCTCGGCAAGGACAGCAACGTCATGATCTGGCTCGCGCGCAAGGCCTTCTTCGGCCATGTGCCGTTCCCGACCATGCATATCGATACCGGCAAGAAGTTTCCGGAGATGTACGCCTTTCGCGATCGCTATGCGAAGGAATGGAACCTGAATTTCATCCGCGAGGTCTGCCCGCCGATCGAGGAGACCGACCCGTCGCTGCCGCCGGCGGCCCGCTCCGCGGCGCGCAAGACGCTCGGCCTGCGCGCGGCCATCGCCAAGCATGGCTTCACCGGCATCATCGCCGGCATCCGGCGCGACGAAGAGGCGGTCCGCGCCAAGGAACGCTATTTCAGCCCGCGCGGCGATGCCGGCCAATGGGATTTCCGCGACCAGCCGCCGGAGTTCTGGGACCACTTCAACACCGATCTGCCGCCGGGCACGCACTTACGCGTGCATCCGCTGCTGCATTGGACCGAGGTCGATATCTGGCGCTATACCGAGCGCGAGAAGATTCCCTGCGTGCCGCTCTACTTCGCCAAGAACGGCAAGCGATACCGCTCGCTGGGCGACGCCGACATCACCTCTCCCTTCAACAGCACAGCCACCACCATCCCCGAGATCATCGCCGAGCTGGAAGCGACCCGCACGCCCGAGCGTGCCGGCCGCGCCATGGACCGCGAGACCGAGGATGCGTTCGAGCGCCTGCGCGCCGACGGCTATATGTGA